A genomic segment from Gloeocapsopsis sp. IPPAS B-1203 encodes:
- the secE gene encoding preprotein translocase subunit SecE, giving the protein MQEPKNGGNIGSFFQGTKEEFDKVVWPSRQQLVSESAAVLSMVVLSATFIYLVNGFFAWAAGQVFR; this is encoded by the coding sequence ATCCAAGAACCCAAGAATGGGGGTAATATTGGTAGCTTCTTCCAAGGAACCAAAGAAGAATTCGACAAAGTTGTCTGGCCAAGCAGACAGCAACTTGTAAGTGAGTCAGCTGCTGTATTGTCGATGGTAGTGCTTTCGGCAACCTTTATCTATCTGGTTAATGGCTTCTTTGCTTGGGCAGCAGGACAGGTGTTTCGATGA
- the nusG gene encoding transcription termination/antitermination protein NusG, with product MIFEDESHNPNQSQNAGETTTPALTPRWYAVQVASGCEKRVKADIERRAQTFDVAERIAQVEIPQTPAVKIRKDGSRQHTEEKVFPGYVLVKMSMDDDTWQVVKNTPHVINFVGAEQKKGVGRGRGHVKPVALSHTEVERIFKQTAEQEPVVKIDMAAGDKIVVLSGPFKDFEGEVVEVSPERSKLKALLSIFGRDTPVELEFNQVQKQG from the coding sequence ATGATTTTTGAAGACGAATCACACAATCCCAATCAATCACAGAATGCAGGAGAGACAACTACTCCTGCTCTAACTCCGCGTTGGTATGCAGTTCAAGTAGCATCTGGATGTGAAAAAAGAGTCAAAGCAGACATAGAGCGGAGAGCACAGACCTTTGATGTTGCCGAGCGGATTGCTCAAGTTGAAATCCCGCAGACTCCTGCTGTGAAAATTCGGAAAGACGGCAGTAGACAGCATACAGAAGAAAAAGTATTCCCTGGCTACGTGCTTGTCAAAATGTCAATGGATGATGACACCTGGCAAGTTGTCAAAAACACGCCTCATGTCATCAACTTTGTGGGAGCCGAGCAAAAAAAAGGAGTTGGCAGAGGGCGCGGTCACGTCAAACCAGTTGCACTGAGTCATACAGAGGTCGAACGGATATTTAAACAGACAGCTGAGCAAGAGCCAGTCGTTAAAATTGATATGGCAGCTGGCGATAAAATTGTTGTACTTTCGGGTCCATTTAAAGACTTTGAAGGTGAAGTGGTAGAAGTCAGTCCAGAACGGAGCAAGCTTAAAGCATTACTCTCAATTTTTGGACGCGACACGCCCGTCGAATTGGAATTTAATCAGGTTCAGAAACAAGGCTAA
- the rplK gene encoding 50S ribosomal protein L11, with amino-acid sequence MAKKVVAVIKLALTAGKANPAPPVGPALGQHGVNIMMFCKEYNARTADQAGTVIPVEISVFEDRSFTFVLKTPPASVLICKAAGIERGSNEPNKKKIGQISQAQLQEIAQTKMPDLNANDIEAAMKIVAGTARNMGVTVVD; translated from the coding sequence ATGGCAAAAAAAGTTGTTGCGGTCATTAAGTTGGCTCTGACCGCAGGAAAAGCAAACCCAGCACCTCCAGTGGGTCCAGCGCTTGGTCAGCATGGCGTCAATATTATGATGTTCTGCAAAGAATATAACGCCAGAACAGCAGACCAAGCCGGAACGGTAATTCCAGTAGAAATCTCGGTTTTTGAAGACCGCAGTTTCACATTTGTACTCAAGACTCCACCAGCTTCAGTATTGATTTGTAAGGCAGCTGGAATCGAGCGCGGTTCCAACGAACCGAACAAAAAGAAAATTGGGCAGATCAGCCAAGCACAACTGCAAGAGATCGCCCAAACAAAAATGCCAGACCTCAATGCAAATGATATTGAGGCAGCAATGAAAATTGTGGCTGGAACTGCTCGAAATATGGGCGTAACAGTTGTTGATTAA
- the rplA gene encoding 50S ribosomal protein L1 yields MAKKESRRMQELRKKVEDKPYQPIEALSLLKETATAKFPEAAEAHIRLGIDPKYTDQQLRTTVALPKGTGQIVRVAVIARGEKVTEATNAGADIVGSEELIDEIQQGRMDFDRLIATPDVMPQVAKLGRLLGPRGLMPSPKGGTVTFDITQAIADFKAGKLEFRADRTGIVHVMFGKVSFSPEDLLVNLKALQETIDRNRPSGAKGRYWRTMFVSATMGPSIQVDVNALRDMKSEAA; encoded by the coding sequence ATGGCGAAAAAAGAATCTCGCCGGATGCAAGAACTGCGAAAAAAGGTTGAAGATAAACCTTATCAACCAATAGAGGCGCTGAGCTTACTCAAAGAAACAGCAACAGCTAAGTTTCCTGAAGCTGCAGAAGCTCACATTCGCCTAGGAATTGACCCTAAATATACTGATCAACAGTTACGAACAACAGTAGCGCTACCTAAAGGTACTGGTCAAATTGTACGGGTAGCAGTTATTGCTAGAGGGGAGAAAGTGACTGAAGCAACAAATGCTGGTGCTGATATTGTTGGTTCAGAAGAATTGATTGATGAAATTCAACAAGGTCGCATGGACTTCGATCGATTAATTGCGACACCAGACGTCATGCCGCAGGTAGCAAAACTCGGACGACTTCTAGGACCACGCGGTTTGATGCCTTCACCAAAAGGTGGGACAGTCACGTTTGATATTACTCAAGCGATCGCCGATTTTAAAGCTGGTAAACTAGAATTTCGTGCCGATCGCACAGGCATTGTTCATGTTATGTTTGGTAAGGTGTCTTTCTCACCAGAAGATTTATTAGTAAATCTTAAGGCTTTACAAGAGACTATTGACCGCAATCGTCCTTCAGGTGCAAAAGGTCGTTATTGGCGGACAATGTTTGTGTCAGCAACAATGGGACCATCAATCCAAGTTGATGTCAATGCCCTGCGCGACATGAAATCTGAAGCTGCTTGA
- the rplJ gene encoding 50S ribosomal protein L10 — MGRTLENKQEIVAELKESLSQSQLALVIEYQGLTVAEISDLRRRLRPTGTICKVTKNTFMGIAIDGQENWQPMSEFLQGSSAFLLVKEDISGAIKAYQDFQKASKKTQLRGGVMEGRVLKEPDIKALADLPSKEQLIAQIAGALNALATKIAVGINEVPASLGRSIQAISEKDQSNDAAESSDAA; from the coding sequence ATGGGTAGAACGCTAGAAAACAAGCAAGAAATTGTTGCTGAACTTAAAGAGAGTTTGAGTCAATCGCAGTTAGCGCTTGTCATTGAATACCAAGGACTTACTGTTGCAGAGATTTCTGATCTGCGGCGACGACTGCGTCCTACTGGCACGATTTGCAAAGTGACAAAGAATACCTTTATGGGTATTGCCATCGATGGTCAGGAGAACTGGCAACCGATGTCAGAATTTCTTCAAGGTTCTTCTGCCTTTTTACTTGTTAAAGAGGACATCAGCGGTGCGATCAAAGCTTACCAAGACTTCCAAAAAGCCAGTAAAAAGACTCAATTGCGTGGCGGCGTGATGGAAGGTCGGGTACTGAAAGAGCCTGATATTAAAGCACTTGCAGACCTACCATCGAAAGAACAACTAATTGCTCAAATTGCTGGAGCGCTCAATGCTTTAGCAACCAAGATTGCTGTAGGGATCAACGAAGTTCCTGCTTCTTTGGGTCGCAGTATTCAAGCAATTTCAGAAAAAGATCAAAGCAATGACGCTGCTGAAAGTAGCGATGCTGCTTAG
- the rplL gene encoding 50S ribosomal protein L7/L12, whose amino-acid sequence MSAATEQILEQLKSLTLLEAAELVKQIEEAFGVSAAAPAGGMMMMAAPGGAAAAPAEEVEEQTEFDVILDEVPADKKIAVLKVVRTLTGLGLKEAKDLVESTPKPVKEAVAKDAAEDMKKQLEEAGAKVTVK is encoded by the coding sequence ATGTCTGCTGCAACTGAACAAATTTTAGAACAACTCAAGTCTTTAACTCTGCTAGAGGCTGCAGAGCTAGTCAAGCAAATTGAAGAAGCCTTTGGTGTCAGCGCGGCTGCACCTGCTGGTGGGATGATGATGATGGCTGCTCCTGGTGGTGCTGCGGCTGCACCTGCTGAGGAAGTCGAAGAACAAACTGAGTTTGATGTCATCTTAGATGAAGTACCTGCTGATAAGAAAATTGCTGTCCTTAAAGTGGTACGTACATTGACGGGATTAGGTTTGAAAGAAGCGAAAGATCTCGTAGAGTCTACACCTAAGCCAGTTAAAGAAGCTGTTGCCAAAGATGCTGCTGAAGATATGAAAAAGCAGCTTGAAGAAGCCGGCGCTAAGGTTACTGTCAAGTAG